Proteins encoded in a region of the Haloarchaeobius salinus genome:
- a CDS encoding MFS transporter, giving the protein MSSDTTPRQGIREHLGQFSLHVLLVFATGLTIGSERAVVPVLGRDVLGVESLLVIGSFVVSFGFVKGLLNLYAGKWGSEYGRKPVLVLGWLTALPLPIILIYAPNWAWVTVGNVLLGINQALTWSMAINAKIDIAGPEQRGLAVGIDEAFGYGGVAVGAWVTGVIAAGTNLRPEPFYFLGVVVVLALLISVFLIQETVQLARAEIDDDEDHHDANLPFHEVLKRATYGDRTLFAAAQAGHIEKFVDTLFWLAVPLYLTSEGLGIAAVGLVVGVHSAMYFLQIATGGLADRIGRRPPVIAGMFLAGGGVLGMVLVEGYLPWVVLSGVSGLGMALLYPNLMTVPGDAAHPTWRATGMGVYRMWRDSGYGVGAILIGLSMEFVSAEAAFYMTALLMFVSGAVVWTWMEETHPEFGTHEPPAPASGHSRRSVAED; this is encoded by the coding sequence ATGAGTTCGGACACCACACCCAGGCAAGGCATCCGCGAGCACCTCGGGCAGTTCTCCCTGCACGTCCTGCTCGTGTTCGCGACCGGGCTGACGATCGGCTCCGAGCGCGCCGTCGTCCCGGTGCTGGGACGGGACGTCCTCGGCGTCGAGTCGCTGCTGGTCATCGGCTCGTTCGTCGTCTCCTTCGGCTTCGTCAAGGGGCTCCTGAACCTCTACGCCGGCAAGTGGGGCAGCGAGTACGGCCGTAAGCCCGTGCTCGTCCTCGGCTGGCTGACCGCACTCCCGCTCCCGATCATCCTCATCTACGCGCCCAACTGGGCGTGGGTCACCGTCGGGAACGTCCTGCTGGGCATCAACCAGGCACTCACCTGGAGCATGGCCATCAACGCCAAGATCGACATCGCCGGCCCCGAGCAACGTGGCCTGGCCGTCGGCATCGACGAGGCGTTCGGCTACGGTGGCGTCGCCGTCGGTGCGTGGGTCACGGGCGTCATCGCCGCGGGGACGAACCTCAGGCCCGAACCGTTCTACTTCCTCGGCGTCGTCGTCGTACTCGCGCTGCTCATCTCGGTGTTCCTGATCCAGGAGACGGTCCAGCTCGCGAGAGCGGAGATCGACGACGACGAGGACCACCACGACGCGAACCTGCCGTTCCACGAGGTGTTGAAGCGTGCGACCTACGGCGACCGGACGCTGTTCGCCGCGGCACAGGCCGGACACATCGAGAAGTTCGTCGATACGCTGTTCTGGCTCGCCGTCCCGCTGTATCTCACGAGTGAGGGGCTCGGCATCGCGGCGGTCGGCCTCGTCGTCGGGGTCCACAGCGCGATGTACTTCCTGCAGATCGCGACCGGCGGACTCGCGGACCGCATCGGCCGCCGACCGCCCGTCATCGCCGGGATGTTCCTCGCCGGCGGCGGCGTCCTCGGGATGGTCCTCGTCGAGGGCTACCTCCCATGGGTCGTCCTCTCCGGGGTCTCCGGCCTCGGGATGGCGCTGCTCTACCCGAACCTGATGACGGTTCCGGGCGACGCGGCGCACCCGACGTGGCGGGCGACCGGGATGGGCGTCTACCGGATGTGGCGTGACTCCGGCTACGGCGTCGGCGCGATACTCATCGGCCTCTCGATGGAGTTCGTGAGCGCAGAGGCGGCGTTCTACATGACCGCCCTGCTGATGTTCGTCTCCGGTGCCGTCGTCTGGACGTGGATGGAGGAGACACACCCCGAGTTCGGCACGCACGAACCGCCCGCACCGGCGTCGGGGCACTCGCGGCGGTCGGTCGCCGAGGACTGA
- a CDS encoding MBL fold metallo-hydrolase, producing MQDISPVELGEQLPDSDSGPLVLDVRHEAEFEDWHIPGSRNVDVYDELVEDPERATEALSELPRDERIVTVCAAGVVADTATAVLQELGYDAVTLADGMNGWSRVHRHATVPTDLDGTLVQVARPGKGCLSHVLVSDGEAAVFDPSQYLDEYEAVLDEHDAELVGVLDTHAHADHVSGGAELADRHGVPYFLHPKDALDIDATPLEDGQRVAVGGLDVEVVHTPGHSEGSVSFAIDGAALLTGDTLFHESVGRVELGVEAGIEDSNVEGNAATLYESLQRLLDRPDDALVLPAHDPGSPEPPVTATLGEVRERNADLGRDREAFVAALASDVPDHPPNFERVKRTNVGRESVPADELAELELGPNNCAAE from the coding sequence ATGCAGGATATCTCACCGGTCGAACTCGGCGAACAGCTACCCGACAGCGATAGCGGGCCGCTCGTCCTGGACGTCCGTCACGAGGCGGAGTTCGAGGACTGGCACATCCCGGGCAGCCGCAACGTCGACGTGTACGACGAGCTGGTCGAAGACCCCGAACGAGCCACGGAGGCCCTCTCGGAACTCCCCCGTGACGAACGAATCGTCACCGTCTGTGCCGCAGGTGTCGTCGCCGACACCGCCACTGCGGTGCTCCAAGAGCTGGGCTACGACGCGGTGACCCTCGCGGACGGCATGAACGGCTGGAGTCGCGTCCACCGGCACGCGACTGTCCCGACCGACCTCGACGGCACGCTCGTGCAGGTCGCCCGACCGGGGAAGGGCTGTCTCTCGCACGTCCTCGTCTCGGACGGTGAGGCGGCCGTCTTCGACCCCTCGCAGTATCTCGACGAGTACGAGGCGGTCCTCGACGAGCACGACGCCGAACTCGTCGGTGTCCTCGATACGCACGCCCACGCCGACCACGTCTCGGGTGGCGCGGAACTCGCGGACCGGCACGGCGTCCCCTACTTCCTCCACCCGAAGGACGCGCTCGACATCGACGCGACACCGCTCGAGGACGGCCAGCGCGTGGCGGTCGGTGGGCTCGACGTCGAAGTCGTCCACACGCCGGGACACAGCGAGGGGAGCGTCTCGTTCGCCATCGATGGTGCGGCACTGCTCACGGGTGACACGCTCTTCCACGAGAGCGTGGGCCGCGTCGAGCTCGGCGTCGAAGCCGGCATCGAGGACTCGAACGTCGAAGGGAACGCCGCGACCCTCTACGAGAGCCTCCAGCGACTGCTCGACCGGCCGGACGACGCCCTGGTGTTGCCGGCACACGACCCCGGCTCCCCCGAACCGCCGGTGACCGCCACCCTCGGTGAGGTCAGGGAACGGAACGCGGACCTCGGGCGCGACCGCGAGGCGTTCGTCGCGGCACTCGCGTCGGACGTCCCGGACCACCCGCCGAACTTCGAGCGCGTCAAGCGGACGAACGTCGGACGGGAGTCCGTCCCGGCCGACGAGCTGGCCGAGCTGGAGCTCGGGCCGAACAACTGTGCAGCGGAGTGA
- a CDS encoding helix-turn-helix domain-containing protein, translating to MSLYEASLRVKHECPYREISERYPDLTIREWPLNDCQVLEITAETTPTDELLEEIGRLGTVLHESADEDGYHVVTQSCLCSFEASIIDRVEAHNCLYQSPTIYHQGWEHYTVIAFDGEDVRELLEDLRADREIELLSKTSISETQIPHSMLAPANQLFEDLTDRQLAALQLALERGYYDQPRGISIRELAERTSVARSTFEEHLRKAENKLLTNAGEFLRLLTATSAGDPLGVEATTRAGGTAD from the coding sequence ATGAGCCTCTACGAAGCGTCGCTCCGGGTCAAACACGAGTGTCCGTACCGGGAGATCTCGGAGCGGTACCCGGACCTGACCATCCGCGAGTGGCCGCTGAACGACTGCCAGGTGCTCGAGATTACCGCCGAGACGACGCCGACCGACGAACTGCTCGAGGAGATCGGTCGGCTCGGGACGGTCCTCCACGAATCGGCGGACGAGGACGGGTACCACGTCGTCACGCAGTCGTGTCTCTGTTCGTTCGAGGCGTCGATCATCGACCGCGTCGAGGCGCACAACTGTCTGTACCAGTCGCCGACGATCTACCACCAGGGCTGGGAGCACTACACCGTGATCGCGTTCGACGGTGAGGACGTTCGCGAACTGCTCGAAGACCTGCGCGCCGACAGGGAGATAGAGCTCCTCTCGAAGACCTCGATCTCGGAGACACAGATACCACACAGCATGCTGGCACCGGCGAACCAGCTGTTCGAGGACCTCACCGACCGGCAGCTGGCCGCACTCCAGCTGGCGTTGGAGCGCGGCTACTACGACCAGCCCCGGGGAATCTCGATTCGAGAGCTGGCCGAGCGGACGTCGGTCGCGCGCTCGACGTTCGAGGAGCACCTGCGCAAGGCGGAGAACAAGCTGCTCACGAACGCGGGCGAGTTCCTGCGGCTGCTGACGGCGACGTCCGCGGGCGACCCGCTCGGCGTCGAGGCGACGACGCGAGCCGGGGGAACCGCGGACTGA
- a CDS encoding DsrE family protein, giving the protein MDIGIILETNDPERVWNAFRLANTALDADHSVEVFLLGDGVDAPDLEHEKFNPHGVMLKYTQNGGTLLACGTCLDSRDLETDELRPRATMADCLGVVEDADEVLTIG; this is encoded by the coding sequence ATGGACATCGGAATCATCCTCGAGACCAACGACCCCGAACGGGTCTGGAACGCGTTCCGACTGGCGAACACCGCACTCGACGCCGACCACTCCGTCGAGGTGTTCCTCCTGGGCGACGGCGTCGACGCTCCAGACCTGGAGCACGAGAAGTTCAACCCCCACGGCGTGATGCTGAAGTACACCCAGAACGGCGGGACGCTACTCGCCTGCGGGACCTGTCTCGACTCGCGGGACCTCGAAACCGACGAGCTCAGACCGCGGGCCACGATGGCGGACTGCCTCGGCGTCGTCGAGGACGCGGACGAGGTGCTCACCATCGGCTGA
- a CDS encoding DUF7282 domain-containing protein, giving the protein MRRPPPHHIVLLVTLALVTTPLLAAAAAPASDGDQGVTRPSAVDRPAHGNHVSVDAQVTADGTVVVEALFSRSSGFLVLHADRGGEPGVPVGHVALEDGPHTDFAVALDDDAWADHTGNRTYWVVIHRDVDGNGEFDWGVDEPVPSLGGPAPGVRVPVRRGEDGDVRVLASDPELVGQRIDSPAATVRRVELDRPGRVVLRTVENGTPDEVVGSQRLDSSTHENVSVALDQAYFDGLRDGQSVRLAATVQTGEGNESVRVGDETVATRFAVRKVPDAAATTEPRVNTPEPTTGVPGTTATPTTGTATAAGEGGPTPGFGATGAVGAFLVVALAGIAWRARR; this is encoded by the coding sequence ATGCGACGCCCACCCCCGCATCACATCGTCCTGCTCGTGACGCTCGCACTCGTCACGACGCCACTGCTCGCGGCAGCCGCGGCACCGGCGTCCGACGGCGATCAGGGAGTGACGCGACCCTCCGCCGTTGACCGGCCGGCGCACGGCAACCACGTCAGCGTCGACGCCCAGGTGACGGCCGACGGCACCGTCGTCGTCGAGGCGCTGTTCAGCCGCTCCAGCGGCTTCCTCGTCCTCCACGCGGACCGCGGCGGCGAGCCGGGTGTCCCCGTGGGACACGTCGCCCTGGAGGACGGCCCGCACACGGACTTCGCGGTGGCGCTCGACGACGACGCGTGGGCGGACCACACCGGCAACCGGACCTACTGGGTCGTCATCCACCGGGACGTCGACGGGAACGGCGAGTTCGACTGGGGCGTCGACGAACCGGTACCGAGCCTCGGCGGCCCCGCTCCGGGCGTTCGCGTCCCGGTCCGCCGTGGCGAGGACGGCGACGTGCGGGTGCTCGCCTCGGACCCGGAGCTCGTGGGCCAGCGGATCGACTCGCCCGCCGCGACCGTGCGCCGCGTCGAGCTCGACCGTCCGGGGAGGGTCGTCCTGCGGACGGTCGAGAACGGCACGCCCGACGAGGTCGTCGGCAGCCAGCGCCTCGACAGCAGTACCCACGAGAACGTCTCCGTCGCGCTCGACCAGGCGTACTTCGACGGCCTGCGCGATGGCCAGTCGGTCAGGCTCGCCGCGACGGTCCAGACTGGCGAGGGCAACGAGAGCGTCCGCGTCGGCGACGAGACGGTCGCGACGCGCTTTGCCGTCCGGAAGGTCCCCGACGCGGCGGCCACGACCGAGCCGCGGGTCAACACGCCCGAACCGACGACGGGCGTCCCGGGGACGACCGCCACACCGACGACGGGAACGGCGACGGCGGCCGGAGAGGGCGGACCGACCCCGGGCTTCGGAGCGACCGGTGCCGTGGGCGCGTTTCTCGTGGTCGCACTGGCGGGCATCGCCTGGCGTGCTCGGCGGTGA
- a CDS encoding bifunctional metallophosphatase/5'-nucleotidase codes for MADRESQGSHGESGHNDADDGGGHRAVDRRRFLAATAGVGITALAGCGASSTDDESTTEPAETEPPADTETEQTTTEEETETATPATGEVTFVHDTHFHGTYGDLEGDVNVATYFGLMEEVVGGNDHAFRVGNGDDLASSVLSSVFDGEHIVDAFNAGGLDYDTFGNHDFDMGPETLRNRVTDSEFTWVSANTLDARTGDVFAAEQGASRYELVEAGDVTVGITGLINEEAPEITSMGENAEVQGLAAALEEVVPQMRDEGADLVVVLSHVASPVALELAGQVSGVDAIVGDHAAEVLEEPEVVDGTVCSFVGDEFQYVGELTLSVEEGSMSGHEFTLHETATAVAEDGVEPHPDVLETAQSYQSELSDRLDEVIGETEVPLDAREDVLRAEESNMGNYVADVVRENGDADVALQNGGGIRTDTEYPAGDVTRRMIQSMLPFGNVFVSVRIDGETLMAALENGVSAIEEGAGRFPQVSGMAYSYDPDAEVGSRITEATVGGEPLDPDATYTVATNNFMASGGDGYSMLADAERIVPANAGEVLSTLVAEAIEADGTIAPEVEGRITVE; via the coding sequence ATGGCAGACAGAGAGAGCCAGGGGAGTCACGGGGAATCGGGACACAACGACGCCGACGACGGCGGCGGACACCGGGCGGTCGACCGCAGACGGTTCCTCGCGGCGACGGCGGGCGTCGGTATCACCGCGCTCGCGGGCTGTGGCGCGTCCTCGACCGACGACGAGAGCACGACCGAGCCCGCCGAGACCGAGCCACCGGCGGACACGGAGACCGAGCAGACGACGACCGAGGAGGAGACCGAGACGGCGACGCCCGCGACCGGCGAGGTGACGTTCGTCCACGACACCCACTTCCACGGGACCTACGGCGACCTGGAGGGTGACGTGAACGTCGCGACCTACTTCGGGCTGATGGAGGAGGTCGTCGGGGGGAACGACCACGCGTTCCGCGTCGGCAACGGCGACGACCTCGCCTCCTCGGTGCTGTCGTCGGTGTTCGACGGCGAACACATCGTCGACGCGTTCAACGCCGGCGGCCTCGACTACGACACGTTCGGGAACCACGACTTCGACATGGGCCCGGAGACGCTCCGGAACCGGGTCACCGACAGCGAGTTCACGTGGGTCAGCGCGAACACGCTCGACGCGCGGACGGGCGACGTGTTCGCCGCCGAGCAGGGCGCGAGTCGCTACGAGCTCGTCGAGGCGGGCGACGTGACCGTCGGCATCACCGGCCTCATCAACGAGGAGGCCCCGGAGATCACGTCGATGGGGGAGAACGCGGAGGTGCAGGGCCTCGCCGCCGCGCTGGAGGAGGTCGTCCCGCAGATGCGCGACGAGGGCGCGGACCTCGTCGTGGTCCTCTCGCACGTCGCCAGCCCGGTCGCGCTCGAACTCGCCGGGCAGGTGTCGGGCGTCGACGCCATCGTCGGCGACCACGCCGCGGAGGTGCTCGAAGAGCCGGAGGTCGTCGACGGCACCGTCTGCTCGTTCGTCGGCGACGAGTTCCAGTACGTCGGCGAACTCACCCTCTCGGTCGAGGAAGGGTCGATGAGCGGTCACGAGTTCACGCTCCACGAGACCGCGACGGCCGTCGCCGAGGACGGCGTCGAGCCCCACCCGGATGTGCTGGAGACCGCCCAGAGCTACCAGTCGGAGCTGAGCGACCGTCTCGACGAGGTCATCGGCGAGACCGAGGTCCCGCTCGACGCCCGCGAGGACGTCCTCCGCGCCGAGGAGTCGAACATGGGGAACTACGTCGCCGACGTGGTCCGCGAGAACGGCGACGCCGACGTGGCGCTCCAGAACGGCGGCGGCATCCGCACCGACACCGAGTACCCCGCCGGCGACGTGACCCGGCGCATGATCCAGAGCATGCTCCCGTTCGGGAACGTCTTCGTCTCGGTGCGGATCGACGGCGAGACGCTCATGGCCGCGCTCGAGAACGGCGTCAGCGCCATCGAAGAGGGGGCCGGGCGCTTCCCGCAGGTCAGCGGCATGGCGTACAGCTACGACCCCGACGCCGAGGTCGGCAGCCGCATCACCGAGGCGACCGTCGGTGGCGAGCCGCTCGACCCGGACGCGACGTACACCGTCGCGACGAACAACTTCATGGCGAGCGGTGGCGACGGCTACAGCATGCTCGCGGACGCCGAACGCATCGTCCCCGCCAACGCCGGCGAGGTGCTCTCGACGCTCGTCGCGGAGGCCATCGAGGCGGACGGCACCATCGCACCCGAGGTCGAGGGACGCATCACCGTGGAGTAG